GCAGAGATATTTTTCGTATTTTTTGAGTCAGATTTCAGTTTTATCTTTGAGGTGACAGGAGAATTTTTCTGGGTGAAAATACTCCCAACTTTCTGGAGCAAACCCTCGATGTTTGCATATTCCTAAGTAAATGTCACAAAGTAAGCCTTTGGATGTTGATGGCTCTTCTTGTAAAGACTATCTTTTCATGGAGTTCCTCCATTTGAAGGCGGTCTCATATTCCATCGCCCTGAGGAGCGGCATCGCTGCAATTACCTTTTGGGACTGGCCATGAGACAAACATGTACATGTTCTTTGATAAATTAGCATCTAAGCTCTTTTGCTGCTGATGTGTTTTTGTGGTTAGTCTGAGACAAGCAAATTCATATGTTTCCTAACTTCCGATTTATCAATCACAGcttttttgttatttagtaAATGTTTTTTTTGTCATCTTTGTGTACAGTAGACATGGTCTTTATTGAGGACATGTAGCTTGCAACTCGTGTGATCTTTCGTGCCATGCTTtttatcatgttttttttttttttcagaagtcATTTCCTTCTCTACGCTCTCTTACTTCATCGAACCAGTATTTTGTGGATTATTTGTTCAGTGATGGGAGAATTTTTCTGGGTGAAACTTCTCCAGCTTGCTGGAGCAAACCATCTATGTTTGCATATTCCTGAGTAAACATCACAAAGTAAGCTTTTGCATGTTGTAGGCTCTTCTTGGAAAGATCTATCTTTTCAAGTAGTTCCTCCATCCGAAAGTGGTCTCATATTCCATTGCCTTGAGTAGTGGCATCGCTACATTTACCTTTTAGGAATGGCCATGGGACAAACATGTGTTTTAAGATATTTTCAGTTATAACATATTCATGTTTTTTCAACCTTGAACTACCATTTTTTCTTGTTCTGTATTGTGGATTCAATCTGTGTTTTTTTTGGTGGGAAAAACTGTTACTAATCACTAATCAGATGTAATAAATAATCCTACCTCATCTGGTTTCATTCTAGTTGGATTTTTATTTGCTGAATTTGACTGTTTTACTGACGGGAGGATTTTTCTGGGTGAAAATTCTCCAACTTGGTGGAGCAAACAATCCATGTTTGCATATTCCTAAGTAAACGTCACAAAGTAAGCTTTTGGATGTTGATGGCTCTTCTTGGGAAGATCTATCTTTGCAAGGAGTTCCTCCATCTGAAAGTTGTCTCATATTCCATCGCCTTGAGGAGCGGCGTTGCTGCAATTACCTTTTAGGACTGGCCATGAGACAAACATATGCATCTTCCTCTGTATTTTTTTGTGTTACCCACTTCAATATTTGTGGTCAGTAATGGCTGCtacatatactttatatttgttTAGTAATTGCTTCAGTATATTCTTTAGTTGTTAAACTATCCATAGATCTCTGTAGCGGtcgtaggattttttttttctggctgGGATTTTCTTTATAGAAATCCTGTACTAGTTCGTGAAAATTTACTCATCAAGAAATTATTCGGCAGCTGATGGTTCTAAATGTTTTCTCCGTTGTATTGTTGGTTGCTTCTGTTCTGAATTGAGTGACCCGCATACAATATGTTATTCTCAGTAAGAAGCATATATGGAAAAGATAATAGACCAGTCTTAAACAGCATGGTGGTTAATTGCTGCACTGTGTTACCTGTCGCCTGGTACATTTTTTTATTCGTGGAAAGTTTGATGTCATTCCATCTATCACCAGCCAAAATCTTTGGTTACTTTGCATGCTCTAATTTCATTTCTTTTGTGCCAGTCAGGCTGCTTTAAGCTCCTAGTTCTAAAGCCAGTGAATGTTTTGTAGCTCCTAAATAAATATTGGTTCTTTAATAAATATTGGTACTGGAGACAAGCGATGTACATTTATTAGTATTCTGATATAACTGCGGTTATTGAATTGATCAGTTCTGTTGTTGAAATATCTGTTGAAGACTTGAACTGgtgaatttattttcttttctgttgTGTCAAGTTGTTCTCTTGACAATTTTTATCATTTGCTCTTCTGCAGATAATGCAGGAGTTATTGTGAATCCCAAAGGAGAAATGAAAGGTATGCTAGAGTTAACTTGATAGTATTAGTTTTACCTCGTTCCGTTTTTTCCAGTACAGAAAGAGACTTTGGTGTTGTAATTGCTTGGCCTCGATTCAGGAGTAGCAGGTATCTGGCTAACAAAAAATGCCTAGGCTTCTAGCCTTCTCAGGAGGCAGGAAGAGCTCATTCCTAGTCCTCAATAGCAGAAGCCTGAAGCTGGGGCTTCTGCTTTTAGCTGCTTATGGCATTTCTTTGGGTACATTTTAGGGTAGAATACCTCAAGGAAAGACTAGAacaccaaaaaaagaaagagtggtTGTATGGTGATTTGCATTTTGCCCTATCAATATATGAAACTCGAAATTTGGAGATTTATCTCTGATCAATTTGAATATCCTTCACCCTTTTGACAAGGGAAGTTGTTATCATAGTTCGCATAATCAAGATAGTAAAGCACAACAAAGTTGTATAATCTATTGTGTTCATTTGCATTTGAGGCATTTTAGCAGTAAGCTGTCTGCAGCTCTATTCTAACATACTGGTGCAGAAGCTTCAGCAGGCTAAGCAGGCCTCTGCATTATTTTATGCCTAACAAAATTATGTTCAGATAATCAACAGAATGAATCTTTTTAACGCAGGCTCTGCAATAACGGGACCAATTGGAAAGGAATGTGCCGACTTGTGGCCTAGGATTGCTAGTGCGGCCAATGCTATCGTTTGATCCCCTCGCCTttggaagaaaaaggaaacaaacttCTACACCAATAACCAGAATTGGGAAAGAAGTATACATATCTTCACTTTTCTGCATTTTCCAGCTTTGAACAGGTGTCGGGCCTGTCGAATCATGGCTCTGTAAACAACTTGTTGTCTAGCATTATATTCACTAGAATTTCCTTGACTTTCAGCTAGAGGATTTTAGACATCAAACTACTgagaaaatgatttttttgtGCTTGTGTTTTGGTTGTGAAAGTTGCTGAAGCTTTTGGCTAGTCTTACTTCAAGTTTGTCATTTTGAAAAAGATTATTCCAGAATAGAATGGGTGAAACCGTGATATATGGATAATTATTTCAGTTTCTACCCTATTTGTTGAATCAAAGATAACAAATGAGTTGATTGAGCCTGGAAAGTTTCATTTAGCTAGTTCAGGGTTGTAatttgtaaagaataatgaCTCATGCATCAGTGCTTGCTTTTTCAGCTGAAGTTCTTTTGAGTACTCATGGATGATTATTGGAAACAAGACAAGCAGGGCTATAAAACCAGGCAGAATGAGTGCTCTACCATCCTGTCATCTTGAGTAAGTTAATGAAGGAAGAAACGGTAAACATCTAAATCACTATAAATGGTCGTGAAATTGTGGATTATAAAAAGGTTAATAGAGGCTATGGTATCTAGAAGGCTCTCTGCATTATTCACAGCTTCGGATAGAGTTGCGACGCCTGAGCATGGATGGTTGCCACTCCAATTGAGAAGCACTGCAGAGCCGAGAGAGTCGACTTGAAGCGGATTAGGAAAAGATCTTCACCCACATTCAGCAGCCTGAATGCAGGTTCACCATGCTTTGCGCCCTGCGAAGTGTAACCGGATGTTCATCAGTTATTACTAGCTTGCTACTGCTACCTAGAAACTAGAACATTGTTAAATTCATCGTGTTCGAAAGTAAGAGGCTATAAGCTCCATATTCAATTCATGAAAGAATGAGCCTTGAGATAGAGATGCAGAGAGAAATAACTAGCTCCATTGAGAGACCAAAATAAAACTTGTCATTTCAGGAAATGACAAGGAACCAGTAAATTCATTTTGAGatctaatgataaaaaaagGAGGCATTGAGATCTTATGATGTGTCTTATATAGCAATATCTCacagaacttttttttttaaaaaaataaccaaTACCTTACCAAAATATAATGCACATAGGCTTATCCAATTTACCTTCTAACAAAATAAGAGGTGCCTGAGGTTTTAAAACATCCAAAGAATCTCATACCACTTACCAACTTATAAATGCAGACACAACTTCACAGTATTTTAACCAGAAAGATGGCACAATTGAGATTATATACTTTAGCTGTATATGCAACTCTAAAACTCACCTCCATGAACAGATCAATGGAATTGCATTCCTGTGACTCTTTGTGGGGCGAAGTTTCCGATACCGTGGTGCTGTCACTGAGCACTGTAATAGGACACCCGACATCCCACCCGCCACAGTCGCAGAGGCCGCCGGACTTCCATCTCTCCGTAAGACTTGATGGGCCCCCACTGCTTGTAACTGGACCACCATGAACTCCACTTGGGATCACAACATTCACACGCCTCGACGATCTTCTTCTATTCTGCATGCAACCTCCTTCCGCTTTTGCAAGGAATTTGAGGCCCCACCCACCGGCAGAAAACTCTCCGTTGCTCTTATGATGATAATCTTTCACGACAATCGCAGATAGCTCGAGGTTGGGGGGGAAATCATCAGTAAGAAGGCGAGGAGGCACTAATTCATCGATGCCACGAAAATCGCCGGCAATAACCTCGTgaatgtcattaaactgagaaCACGATTTAGCAGCTTTATGGCAAATCTTGCGCTTCGGTGAGTAGCTTGGCGTTAACATCTTTGCGACTTTTTTGGAAAAACCCTTAGTTTTTGTGAGAGATGAAGAAGACCTTTGCATTTCTGCCGAAAGGCCACCGTCAGCATCGAACAACACAAATTCGGTTTCTATGCAGTCCGATTCTTTTGAGCTCAAACGTAAAGAACTCGACACCTTCATCTTAGCAGCAAATCTCGATCCCTTTCTCGCCTGAAAGACATAGATGTAATCCAATTCCTTGTCAACCGTAGACCGGACCTTCAGAGGATTCGCCACGTAAATCTCGCTCGGATCATCCTCTACTGAAAACTCAAAGTGAGGAAGCCCATTTTTCCACATGCAGCAGAGAAGGCCTGTGGATATAAGGTTCGACGACACTGAGGTCGAACTAGACCGGGACTGAATCGTCTTCTCAGAATAACTCGACTCAGAAGTGCTTCTCTTAAAAGGTACTATTCTTCCTTTGGGCGTCCGCGGGGCAACAAACGAGCGCTTGTGTAGCGCCCTCACCTTGAGAGCTGCTTCTAAAGATTCAAATATCAGCATCCTCGAAGGACTTACAGCAGCAGAATCTTCTGTACTAGCCTGTGAAGAAGACTCGTCGACAAAGTCGTCAAGATCGGTAACACTCGGTTTTCTACGATCTCTCAAACTTTTGATAACTAGATCTAAGGATCTCATGTTCGAAGGCATGTTGAACAAGGATGACGCTAGGTAAAAGATACGCTGACGCCGACGGTGGTTGTAACGAGGCTGCTCCAAATCAGCAGAAAATGGTAGAAAATCCCTGCTAGGGCTGATGAAATTTATGTAGTACGGATAGGCGAGATCGGTGCTACAAGGGCAAGAATTTTGTTTGCGTCGAGAACTTTTGCTTTTCGGGGACTCTAAGATTAAGGGCATGTTTCCGGCGATGTTCCGAAGCTCCGATTTAAGCTCGGATACACCGAAAATCGGATCACCGTTCTCCTCCGTGCTTGAACCACATTCCGGAGTACCGTTTTCATCGTGCCGTCCCTCTCGCCCCTCCATATATAGATGTTCCATCTCGGCGTATGAGAATACAGTTCTACGCACCGGCGATGCAAAATAAGGTCGCGGTCATCTACAAGATTTCAATAAAAGGTATTAAATCAGTAAAAAGAGAACATATCTAGGAATGAAAACAATGCAATTAAGTAGTTTGGTTGGTTTTACGCTAACCAATTAAACTGAAACAACAGCGGCTAAGAACTACTCAACTCAGCAACTGCATGAAATATGTATACATTGCATGAAGGGGTGATCTGGTTCCtcggaaaagcatgaaaaacTGGTTtctgaaaaatattattttctaaagttttcgttttccggataaaaagaaatcgaaaaacgaaaaatatacttttctgtaaaatttgaaaaaaaagaactttttcGAGAAAACTACTTTTCCTATAAACCAAACAaacgaaaaatactttttttttttcgggatATTGGGAAAATGAGGGAAAGAAAGAAGCTTGAATGCATAATGGATATGGTTGCTTCTATTGtgtgtaaacaaaaaaaaaaaaaaaaaaaaaaaaaaaaagataaactccAAATACCATTTATATGATTTCCCactagtatcatgtgatttaatgTGTGCCAATCtaagtactctgtgattttatttctctttttgccGGTCATTTCGTTAATTTTTCGTTagatcatatacaaaaaaattcagatactctatctataattcattaaatattcactttccCACcgtttagttttaattttatttctgatttaacgaaaaaaaaataacgaagaaaataaaaaaagaaaaaaaaaaactatacagTACAAAAATGACACATTTTACATCACAGCGTACTAAAGTGAGATAGTATAAACTATatagatggtatttgaagttttccaaaaaaaaaaaaaatcacacaagATGTGGGAAAAAGTTACAGCTTTATCTCAAGCAGAGGAGCAAGCATTACACACCCTTTTGCaagaaattaaagagaaaaggCATGAAGATATTTAAGAgaatgaaaggaaaagagagtGAGAAATACACAAAAGTAAAAGATTCCTCACCTTGGAGATCAATAGGATCCAAACTGATGAAATTGGCTACAGctattctttttttcaaataaaaaaaaggttttttttatggattttatCGAGCTCAAACACAGAAGAAAAGGGGAGAAAAGGAGAAATTTTGATGAATGAATGAGCTGCTACGATGAAACCTGAATACAAAAAAGAGCACACAAAatggaggaggagaaaaaagagaaaaaaaaaaaaaattaagaaaaaaaaaaaggcccaaATGGGTTTCTTGTGAAACACCTTAGAAAGAAGCTAACGAAGATCAAAATTTGAGTAAATGGGCTACaatatcaacaaaaaaaaaaaaaaaaccaacacaaTAGCAGCAACAGAGAGGCAAATGAAGAGAAAAATGtcgtttttagagagagagagagagagagagagagagagcaccaAGCCCATGTGACGAGCGGAGagtaaacaacaacaacaagaacacATACCCAGGTCCCCAAAGATCCCTTTTTATCGCTCTCGTAGTGTTTGTTCCACTGTTGCGTGGTGTTCTGGGCCTTTTGTGCTTCTTGCTCCCTCTCCACTCCCCTGTTCAGTCCACACAccacaaaaaaatcaaaaaaaaggggaaaaaacaGAGAATAGTGGAAtcaaagagagaggagagagagagaggagagagagagagagatcacgaGAGAGAGGGTTGGGGTGGGGCGAAGAGGAATCGAACGAGAACGTGAATGGGTTGAGTGTGTGTGTACGCATCCCATTCCCCCATTCCCACCACTTCGACCCCACTTTTTGTTTCAATCCTCTGCTTTGGccgtttcttctttttttttttttatttatgagttttttatgtataatttaataatttattattattgcttattGCTCTTTGCAATCTTTGAATTTGgcagttttttttaaataaactttaaatattattattttatccattttactattttttttttattttaatatcacatggtttaaaatgtatcaagttagtatcttataattttattttatttttcaattcttctgttaatattttgttaaattatatacaaaaagatTTTAGATATCTTatatagatttatcgaatatttactttggtactatttagttttaactttgttattgatttaacggaaaaaaaaaatagtaaaatggataaataaaaagagaaaaataagatcagggtactaaattgatacattttaaattatagggtactaaaattaaaaagtgtgaaatcacaaaagtgatatttaaagttttttctttttttattttgtttcttttgttaaaaatatatgtaactaATTCGAGCTTTTAAGTGATCCAAaaacaaccaaccaaccagTCACTTTATCATTAAAAGTTATAGGCCAAGTTACAGGAATTTTTTTccataaatattcattttttcatttttctctataattttcaaaaatttatattttatcttttaaaattttagatatatttttaggAGGATACGGCGTTAATAAAGAtaacaaaataaccaaattatcttcactcttttataaaaaaaaaataaatatttaatatatttttgtcattttaaagagtattttcaatataaattataaaaaaagaatgaaatagtGATGTAACACTAATGGATAGAGTGGCTAAATGTAACAATTGAAATGTTGAGATAGTAAAATGTACGTTTTTGAAagtcagagaaaaaaaataaaaaagtgggtATCtatagagaattttttttataatttagccaaaattttaattttacggtctatatttaattttattttactttgttTTAGAGGTTTAGTagttctaaaaaattattatatgtgCTGATGCATTTGTGTATTCGTAACACTTTTTTTGTTGCTCATTTAATTTATCCAATTGCTAAGTATCTGTCAtccaataaattataatttttcaattaaaaattgagCGACATGTGatgcattaaaaaaattaaaatacataaaatttttctgtaaatatttatttttatatctctTTTTTccaacttctaaaaatattcattttgcctccataaaattttagaaatatttagagAATTGCGACGTtaatgggagaaaaaaaaaaccaaattatCGTTACTTGTtgtataagaaaaaataactttttaatatatttatgtcatttttaataacatttttagtataaattataaaaaattaacagaataGGGACAGAACCGTCAAGgttaaatgtataaatttaaaatttgagggaattaaaatatagatttttaaaaatcaagagaaaaaaaaagtaagaaaacgGATATTCACGAAaagattttctctattttagcCAAAAATATGATGTATAAATATCTAGACACATAGTTACTTTTAAGAAAGCAAATTAAACTATTTGCACGatcaaacaataaaattaaaatttctaaacatttttaaaaaattaaataaatctttCTCAAATTATCCAAAATTTTGGTCAGCTCTATACATCTTCACTAGattttattttggtttaaatatgatttataaagtACGCCtcactatattttattttggtccccaactcctttttttttttttttttgcaattggatGTTTAACCTATAAGATCAATTGTACTATTTGTCCTTAACCTTTcactggtttttttttattttcttttctttaactttgATTCTTACCCTATTCTCCATTTTAGGgatctaatataaaaaaataacattttaggGACCAATGTTtccaaaaaaaagggtaaatatTAGGGACCAATGGTGTTAATAACCCAAAAAATTAGCCACTTTAATTGAGATTCTATTcgtatctgtttttttttttctttttttctttttttctttttttttttgtgagtcATTCATGACTGTGGTTCAAAAAGTTACACTTAATTATCCCGCAgtttaactctttatttttatttaacacTTTATGgttcaaaaatttatacttaactattatcttgtgataattttttttttacttcactATCTTATttgatagtagattttttacattaaaaaatagagataaaactacaaaattaataaatacaaCTTTTGAACCACGgagtaacaaaataaaaaataagctaaactcATGAgaggcaaattaaagtttataattttttttttcaaaaaaaaaaaaactcagcttaaaatataaaagcaaGCTAAACCACATGGAAGCACATTAAAGTTTAcggttcttttttttaaagaaataaaaaataaatcagttagaaatgtgaagtaattaagttttaaacttAGGACTCCGAGTATCAACCTTGAACTCTTTTAAGTCTTTAGTCAAT
This genomic interval from Ananas comosus cultivar F153 linkage group 8, ASM154086v1, whole genome shotgun sequence contains the following:
- the LOC109713853 gene encoding uncharacterized protein LOC109713853 translates to MEHLYMEGREGRHDENGTPECGSSTEENGDPIFGVSELKSELRNIAGNMPLILESPKSKSSRRKQNSCPCSTDLAYPYYINFISPSRDFLPFSADLEQPRYNHRRRQRIFYLASSLFNMPSNMRSLDLVIKSLRDRRKPSVTDLDDFVDESSSQASTEDSAAVSPSRMLIFESLEAALKVRALHKRSFVAPRTPKGRIVPFKRSTSESSYSEKTIQSRSSSTSVSSNLISTGLLCCMWKNGLPHFEFSVEDDPSEIYVANPLKVRSTVDKELDYIYVFQARKGSRFAAKMKVSSSLRLSSKESDCIETEFVLFDADGGLSAEMQRSSSSLTKTKGFSKKVAKMLTPSYSPKRKICHKAAKSCSQFNDIHEVIAGDFRGIDELVPPRLLTDDFPPNLELSAIVVKDYHHKSNGEFSAGGWGLKFLAKAEGGCMQNRRRSSRRVNVVIPSGVHGGPVTSSGGPSSLTERWKSGGLCDCGGWDVGCPITVLSDSTTVSETSPHKESQECNSIDLFMEGAKHGEPAFRLLNVGEDLFLIRFKSTLSALQCFSIGVATIHAQASQLYPKL